One Numida meleagris isolate 19003 breed g44 Domestic line chromosome 6, NumMel1.0, whole genome shotgun sequence genomic region harbors:
- the FBLN5 gene encoding fibulin-5, with product MQGLKRILTAFTLTICLSSPGKAQQQCTNGFDLDRASGQCLDIDECRTIPEACRGDMVCVNQNGGYLCVPRTNPVYRSPYLNPYSNIYPPPPAPGPVPNYPTVTRPLICRFGYQLDENNQCADIDECASDSHQCNPTQICINTEGGYTCSCTEGYWLLEGQCLDIDECRYGYCQQLCANVPGSYSCTCNPGFTLNDDGRSCQDVNECTGENPCSQTCVNTYGSFLCRCEPGYELEADGVNCSDMDECSFSEFLCQHECVNAPGSYYCVCPSGYNLLDDSRSCQDINECEIRNFTCTLQQTCFNIPGEYKCLDPVRCEEPYIQINENRCMCPAENPGCRDQPFTILYRVMDVLSGRSVPSDIFQMQATTRYPGAYYIFQIKSGNEGREFYMRQTGPISATLVMTRPVKGPRTVQLDLEMITVNTVINFRGSSVIRLRIFVSQYSF from the exons cAACAATGCACTAATGGGTTTGACCTGGACCGTGCCTCTGGGCAATGCTTAG atattGATGAATGTCGGACTATTCCTGAGGCCTGTAGAGGAGACATGGTGTGTGTCAACCAAAATGGTGGCTACTTATGTGTACCACGGACAAATCCAGTGTATCGATCACCATATCTGAATCcttattcaaatatttatccACCACCCCCAGCACCAGGCCCTGTTCCTAACTACCCTACTGTCACAAGACCTCTGATTTGTCGATTTGGTTACCAGTTGGATGAAAACAATCAGTGTGCAG ATATTGATGAATGTGCTTCCGATTCTCACCAGTGTAACCCCACCCAGATCTGCATCAATACTGAGGGGGGATATACCTGTTCCTGCACTGAAGGCTACTGGCTGCTAGAAGGCCAGTGTTTAG ATATAGATGAGTGCCGTTACGGCTActgccagcagctgtgtgcCAACGTGCCTGGCTCCTACTCTTGTACATGCAACCCAGGCTTTACCCTTAATGATGATGGAAGATCATGCCAAG ATGTGAATGAATGTACAGGAGAAAACCCTTGCTCTCAGACTTGTGTCAATACCTACGGCTCTTTTCTCTGCCGCTGTGAACCTGGCTATGAACTGGAAGCTGATGGAGTTAACTGCAGTG ACATGGATGAATGCAGCTTCTCAGAGTTCCTCTGCCAGCACGAATGTGTGAATGCGCCTGGTTCTTACTACTGTGTCTGTCCTTCGGGCTATAACCTGCTTGATGATAGCAGGAGCTGCCAAG ATATCAATGAATGTGAAATTAGAAACTTCACCTGCACTCTACAGCAAACGTGTTTCAATATCCCAGGAGAATATAAATGTTTAGACCCAGTAAGATGCGAGGAACCTTATATCCAGATAAATGAGAA CCGCTGCATGTGTCCAGCTGAAAACCCTGGCTGCAGAGATCAGCCATTCACCATCCTGTACAGAGTCATGGACGTTCTGTCTGGGCGGTCAGTGCCTTCTGACATCTTTCAGATGCAAGCAACAACTCGCTACCCTGGAGCCTATTACATCTTCCAAATCAAATCAGGGAACGAGGGCAGGGAATTCTACATGCGG CAAACAGGACCGATCAGTGCTACGCTGGTGATGACCCGCCCCGTGAAAGGGCCCCGCACTGTTCAGTTGGACTTGGAAATGATCACTGTTAACACTGTCATCAACTTCAGAGGAAGCTCTGTCATCCGGCTGAGGATATTTGTATCACAGTACTCATTCTAA